From Neobacillus sp. PS2-9, the proteins below share one genomic window:
- a CDS encoding M23 family metallopeptidase, with protein sequence MREEENKRSSQSSSVKRFFKKRWVFPAIYIASAAIILTAVLWFQTSNSATDKYDYKSTDLAGKKNQTPAVEVNKALENFKMPVAKADDAVVKMKFYDFQGKAEDQEAALVFYNNTYVPNTGIDITMKDGETFDVVASLSGTVTRVDEDAVLGNVIEVEHDKGIVTQYQSVKDIKVKVGEQVKQGQVLAKAGQSLFNEKAGTHVHFEIRKDGVAVNPTNYFEKSLTTLQEDKLSDDKSSDSVDSPQIKEDEQMIDDPANSTDEKKSGDDKSSDEKKDDESTNSTQNKNS encoded by the coding sequence ATGAGAGAGGAAGAAAACAAACGATCTTCTCAAAGTTCCAGTGTAAAACGCTTTTTCAAAAAGCGTTGGGTATTTCCAGCCATTTATATTGCAAGTGCAGCAATCATTCTGACCGCAGTTCTATGGTTCCAAACTAGCAATAGTGCGACAGACAAATACGATTACAAGTCCACTGATCTTGCTGGTAAAAAGAATCAAACACCAGCTGTGGAAGTTAACAAAGCTCTTGAAAACTTCAAAATGCCGGTGGCTAAGGCTGATGACGCAGTCGTAAAAATGAAATTCTATGATTTCCAAGGCAAAGCAGAAGACCAGGAAGCAGCATTAGTATTCTACAACAATACGTATGTGCCAAACACTGGTATCGACATCACAATGAAAGACGGCGAAACGTTTGATGTAGTTGCATCATTAAGCGGTACCGTTACTCGTGTCGATGAAGATGCAGTCCTAGGTAATGTCATTGAAGTAGAGCACGACAAAGGTATTGTAACACAATATCAATCAGTTAAAGATATTAAGGTCAAGGTTGGCGAACAAGTAAAACAGGGACAAGTTCTTGCCAAGGCTGGACAAAGCTTGTTCAATGAAAAAGCTGGAACCCATGTACATTTTGAAATTCGTAAAGACGGTGTTGCTGTAAACCCAACGAATTATTTTGAAAAATCGTTGACTACATTACAGGAAGACAAGCTTTCGGATGACAAATCAAGTGATTCTGTAGATAGCCCACAAATCAAGGAAGATGAGCAAATGATTGATGATCCTGCGAACTCTACCGACGAAAAAAAATCAGGCGACGACAAGTCTTCTGATGAAAAAAAGGACGACGAATCAACGAACTCTACACAAAATAAAAACTCATAA
- the murA gene encoding UDP-N-acetylglucosamine 1-carboxyvinyltransferase, whose protein sequence is MEKIIVRGGQRLTGTVKVEGAKNAVLPVIAATLLASDGKSVIRDVPTLSDVYTINEVLRNLNAEVVFENNTVVVDASRELKVEAPFEYVRKMRASVLVMGSLLARNGRARVALPGGCAIGSRPIDQHLKGFEAMGATVKVGNGFIEAETEGRLKGAKIYLDFPSVGATENIMMAATLAQGTTIIENVAKEPEIVDLANFLNKMGAKVRGAGTGTLRIEGVDVLFGADHNIIPDRIEAGTFMVAAAITGGNVLVKGAVPEHLSSLIAKMEEMGVEISEEMDGVRVIGPEKLKAVDIKTMPHPGFPTDMQSQMMALLLRAEGTSMITETVFENRFMHVEEFRRMNADIKIEGRSVILNGPSNLQGAEVSATDLRAAAALILTGLVSDGVTRVTELKHLDRGYVDFHGKLAGLGADIERVKEADEIFVAEEKFVSDMNA, encoded by the coding sequence TTGGAAAAGATCATCGTCCGCGGCGGACAAAGGCTTACAGGAACGGTTAAAGTAGAAGGCGCAAAAAATGCCGTCCTGCCTGTTATCGCTGCAACATTATTAGCAAGTGATGGAAAAAGTGTGATACGTGATGTACCTACACTCTCCGATGTATATACAATCAATGAAGTTTTACGCAACTTAAATGCTGAAGTCGTATTCGAAAACAATACAGTTGTCGTCGATGCATCCAGAGAGTTGAAAGTAGAGGCGCCATTCGAATACGTTCGAAAAATGCGCGCGTCTGTTCTAGTCATGGGATCTTTGTTAGCACGCAATGGCCGTGCCAGAGTCGCTCTTCCTGGCGGCTGTGCAATCGGATCTCGTCCAATCGACCAGCACTTAAAAGGCTTTGAAGCCATGGGTGCAACAGTGAAGGTTGGAAATGGCTTCATCGAAGCGGAGACTGAAGGCCGCTTAAAGGGAGCAAAGATTTACTTGGATTTCCCAAGTGTTGGTGCTACTGAGAACATCATGATGGCAGCGACTCTTGCACAGGGTACAACCATCATCGAGAACGTCGCAAAAGAACCAGAGATTGTCGATTTGGCTAATTTCTTAAATAAAATGGGCGCTAAAGTAAGAGGCGCAGGTACGGGCACGCTTCGTATTGAAGGTGTCGATGTGTTATTTGGTGCCGACCATAACATTATTCCTGACCGTATTGAAGCAGGTACTTTCATGGTTGCAGCTGCGATTACTGGCGGAAATGTATTGGTAAAGGGTGCAGTTCCTGAGCATCTTTCTTCTCTTATTGCAAAAATGGAGGAAATGGGTGTTGAGATCAGTGAGGAAATGGATGGCGTTCGAGTTATCGGTCCTGAAAAGTTAAAGGCCGTTGACATCAAAACGATGCCACATCCAGGCTTCCCAACAGATATGCAATCCCAAATGATGGCGTTATTGCTTCGTGCAGAGGGTACTTCTATGATTACGGAAACGGTATTCGAAAACCGTTTTATGCACGTAGAAGAATTCCGTCGCATGAATGCGGATATCAAAATCGAAGGCCGTTCGGTTATTTTAAATGGTCCTTCTAACTTACAAGGTGCGGAAGTATCTGCAACAGACCTTCGTGCAGCAGCTGCCTTAATCTTAACTGGTTTAGTGTCAGATGGCGTGACACGCGTGACGGAGTTGAAGCACTTGGATCGCGGTTACGTGGACTTCCACGGCAAACTAGCTGGATTAGGCGCTGACATCGAACGCGTCAAAGAAGCAGACGAAATCTTCGTTGCAGAGGAAAAATTTGTCTCCGACATGAACGCATAA
- the spoIID gene encoding stage II sporulation protein D: MKKIKPLIVLATLLIALTLVVPAVLVLPFSDEHKASGKLGEDLKKTSAENAKAASPSADAAVEVAVFRSAKSKIETVNLENYLVGVVAAEMPADFKEEALKAQALTARTYIVKRLVSKDTLGAPKGAQVTDTQIHQVYKSDDELRRAWGADYAWKMKKIVEAVRSTAGQILTYKGEAIQATFFSTSNGYTENSEDYWPGNIPYLRSVSSPWDKSSPKFNSQKVMTVKAFEAKLGVKVGTGSQVGKIVERTTGKRVAKVDFNGKLLSGKEIREKLDLRSSDFAWERKGTNIVITTKGFGHGVGMSQYGANGMAEEGKNYKDIVKHYYQGVEITSAESLMATITAQK; this comes from the coding sequence ATGAAAAAAATCAAACCACTCATCGTACTAGCGACGCTCCTCATTGCCCTGACTTTAGTTGTTCCAGCTGTTCTTGTGTTACCGTTCTCGGATGAGCATAAGGCGAGCGGAAAATTAGGTGAAGATTTGAAGAAGACCTCGGCAGAAAATGCGAAAGCGGCGTCACCTTCCGCGGATGCTGCGGTCGAAGTAGCGGTGTTTCGTTCCGCGAAATCAAAGATTGAGACAGTGAACTTAGAAAATTACCTCGTTGGCGTTGTGGCAGCAGAGATGCCGGCAGATTTCAAAGAAGAAGCACTCAAGGCCCAAGCACTAACGGCGAGAACGTATATTGTGAAGCGATTGGTCAGTAAGGATACGCTAGGGGCTCCTAAAGGGGCGCAGGTCACGGACACGCAAATTCACCAGGTGTACAAGAGTGATGATGAGCTAAGGAGAGCGTGGGGCGCTGATTATGCTTGGAAAATGAAGAAGATAGTGGAGGCGGTTCGTTCGACGGCAGGACAAATTTTGACCTACAAGGGTGAGGCGATTCAGGCTACTTTTTTCTCGACGAGCAATGGATATACTGAGAATTCGGAGGATTATTGGCCAGGTAACATTCCTTATTTAAGAAGTGTGTCGAGCCCGTGGGATAAGAGTTCACCGAAGTTTAATAGCCAGAAGGTGATGACGGTGAAGGCGTTTGAGGCGAAGCTCGGTGTGAAGGTGGGCACAGGGTCGCAGGTGGGCAAGATTGTGGAGCGTACGACGGGTAAGCGTGTGGCGAAGGTTGATTTTAATGGCAAGTTGCTATCTGGCAAGGAGATCCGCGAGAAGCTCGATCTTCGGTCGTCGGATTTTGCTTGGGAGCGCAAGGGCACGAATATTGTGATTACGACAAAGGGCTTCGGCCACGGTGTGGGGATGAGTCAGTACGGTGCGAACGGAATGGCGGAGGAAGGCAAGAATTATAAGGATATTGTGAAGCACTATTACCAGGGGGTCGAGATTACGTCGGCAGAGAGTTTGATGGCGACGATTACGGCGCAGAAGTAG
- a CDS encoding penicillin-binding transpeptidase domain-containing protein, giving the protein MRRVARFMFVVLLVVAALAGCSKEPTPQDRFSEYIALWNKQKFDKMYDYLSKDAKQHITKEEFTSRYTKIYKDLQITDLKINFKKPKEDKQADKEQAQYSFTAKMSSIAGTIQFTQQAKLQKEEKDDKKNWYVDWHTGFIFPKMKEGDKISLSTVAPTRGEILDRNGNELAVNGQVYEVGVVAGKVDEAIIAQVAPLLKMTPEQIQKALSASWVKPELFVPLKKVSMDDQERIAQLIALGPVQTRKVGARIYPYKEASAQLIGYVGLITADELEKRKAKGYTSRDVIGKRGLEQVLDEQLKGTSGVKIIIKKKAGGEEVLAEKLVENGQNVKLTIDAELQLAAFNEMNGEVGTAAAMNPMTGETLALVSSPSFDPNQAVIGFSADEWKALQDDVKKPLTTRFKQLYAPGSVMKAITASVGLEKGTINPVEAVPILGPKWQKDQSWGGYFVTRVHVGSPINLEKALVFSDNIYFAQAALKLGKEGFADGLKKFGFEEELKYTYPLETSQIGKMDSEISLADSGYGQGQIQMNIVHLLASYTPFMNNGNMIKPTLLADEQQGQVWKEAAVSSEHAALIAADLRKIVGDAGGTAHAAEMADYPLSGKTGTAEIKKKQGETGSENGWFIAYNTNSPSLLVAMMVENVQGRGGSQVPVKMVKNIFMNWK; this is encoded by the coding sequence TTGAGGAGAGTTGCAAGATTTATGTTTGTGGTGCTGCTGGTTGTTGCTGCGCTGGCCGGGTGCAGTAAGGAGCCGACACCACAGGATCGTTTTTCGGAGTACATAGCCTTATGGAATAAACAGAAGTTTGATAAGATGTATGACTATCTTTCAAAGGATGCAAAACAGCATATCACCAAAGAAGAGTTTACGAGCCGCTATACAAAAATCTACAAAGACCTTCAGATTACAGACCTCAAGATTAACTTCAAAAAACCAAAAGAGGATAAGCAGGCTGACAAAGAACAAGCCCAGTATTCTTTTACCGCAAAAATGAGCAGCATCGCAGGAACGATTCAATTTACCCAACAAGCGAAGTTACAAAAGGAAGAAAAAGACGATAAGAAAAACTGGTATGTAGACTGGCATACAGGGTTCATTTTTCCAAAGATGAAGGAAGGCGATAAAATCAGTTTGAGCACGGTGGCGCCGACCCGGGGGGAAATCCTTGACCGTAATGGAAATGAGCTAGCTGTGAATGGCCAGGTGTATGAAGTGGGTGTGGTTGCCGGGAAGGTGGATGAGGCGATCATCGCACAGGTAGCACCACTCTTAAAAATGACACCCGAACAGATCCAGAAGGCGCTCAGCGCAAGTTGGGTGAAGCCGGAGCTGTTTGTCCCGTTGAAAAAGGTGTCGATGGACGACCAGGAGCGGATTGCCCAGTTGATTGCGCTCGGACCTGTGCAGACGCGGAAGGTGGGGGCACGGATTTACCCTTATAAGGAAGCGTCGGCGCAGTTAATCGGCTATGTGGGGCTGATTACGGCGGATGAGCTTGAAAAGAGGAAAGCCAAAGGTTACACGAGTCGAGATGTGATTGGGAAGCGCGGCCTCGAGCAGGTGTTGGATGAGCAGCTGAAGGGCACGAGCGGCGTGAAGATTATCATTAAGAAGAAGGCTGGAGGCGAGGAAGTGCTCGCCGAGAAGCTTGTCGAGAACGGGCAGAATGTCAAATTAACGATTGATGCGGAGTTGCAGCTGGCGGCCTTTAATGAGATGAATGGGGAGGTCGGGACGGCAGCAGCGATGAATCCGATGACAGGCGAAACGTTGGCGCTTGTGAGCAGTCCGTCGTTTGACCCGAACCAGGCAGTGATAGGATTCTCGGCGGATGAGTGGAAGGCGTTACAGGATGACGTGAAGAAGCCGTTAACGACCCGGTTTAAGCAGCTCTATGCGCCGGGCTCAGTCATGAAAGCAATCACGGCGTCTGTGGGGCTTGAGAAGGGAACGATTAACCCGGTGGAGGCGGTTCCTATTCTTGGTCCGAAATGGCAAAAGGATCAGTCGTGGGGCGGCTATTTTGTGACGCGGGTACATGTGGGCAGTCCGATTAATTTGGAAAAAGCACTCGTGTTCTCGGATAATATTTATTTCGCACAAGCAGCGTTGAAGCTGGGGAAAGAGGGCTTTGCGGATGGCCTGAAGAAGTTCGGATTTGAAGAGGAGCTAAAGTACACGTATCCTCTTGAGACATCGCAGATTGGAAAAATGGACAGTGAAATTTCACTCGCAGATTCTGGGTATGGTCAGGGGCAAATCCAGATGAACATCGTGCATTTGCTGGCATCCTATACTCCGTTTATGAATAATGGCAATATGATTAAGCCGACGCTTTTAGCGGATGAGCAGCAGGGACAGGTGTGGAAGGAGGCGGCGGTCTCGAGTGAGCATGCTGCACTGATTGCTGCGGATTTACGGAAGATTGTGGGCGATGCGGGCGGAACGGCGCATGCGGCGGAGATGGCGGATTATCCGCTTTCCGGTAAGACAGGGACAGCAGAGATCAAGAAGAAGCAGGGGGAGACGGGTTCTGAAAACGGCTGGTTCATTGCCTATAACACGAATTCGCCAAGCTTGCTGGTGGCAATGATGGTGGAAAATGTACAGGGCAGAGGTGGCTCGCAGGTGCCTGTGAAAATGGTGAAGAATATTTTTATGAATTGGAAATAA
- a CDS encoding VanZ family protein, whose translation MNILFKWGLRVLPLAYMAIIWIQSSLPSDHFVELPDASLDSTIKESLHLIEFAILYVLLVLAFLTRSRQFTPTLNVACAVFAALYGISDEIHQSFVPYRSSSLFDFVKDIIGISVCFYFIRGALFGGRFQRLGKILRTL comes from the coding sequence ATGAACATACTATTCAAATGGGGTTTACGGGTTCTGCCCCTCGCGTATATGGCCATCATCTGGATCCAATCTAGCCTGCCATCCGACCATTTTGTTGAACTGCCTGATGCATCCCTCGACTCGACCATCAAGGAATCCTTGCATTTAATAGAATTTGCAATTTTATATGTTTTACTAGTGTTGGCCTTCTTAACGCGAAGCCGCCAGTTTACGCCAACCTTGAACGTAGCCTGCGCCGTATTCGCCGCCCTCTACGGAATCAGCGATGAAATCCACCAATCATTCGTACCCTACCGATCCTCGTCGCTATTCGATTTTGTAAAAGATATCATTGGAATCAGCGTATGTTTTTATTTTATAAGAGGGGCGTTGTTTGGAGGGAGATTTCAACGGCTTGGGAAAATACTAAGAACACTTTAG
- a CDS encoding nuclease-related domain-containing protein — MIAKEMRITPRMEKLEALNRRLPELNPKYPEVVAEYKRRMAGYRGEKSVYFYLAMLPDKDYLIFHGLRLFDGQYYFQIDFLLLCANFAMVLEVKNMAGELSFEKEFNQTMCKRNGTEERVKNPVLQAKLQAKKLKVWLREHTCPEIPIHYFFVNSNEKTIIKVEPKDDQMTLHICNSENVLERIEQIGAYYKKDKLDKKELKKIKRLLLTNHTPDDPDILQAYDLSPKDIPTGVQCPDCFTIPMIYKAGKWCCVKCNLTSKTAHVPTINDYFLLIKPSFTNAEICEFLHIPTIHIGHKIIKSMNLPYTGTFKNRVYHQPKS; from the coding sequence TTGATTGCTAAAGAAATGCGGATAACGCCAAGAATGGAAAAGCTTGAAGCACTTAATAGAAGATTGCCCGAGTTAAATCCAAAGTATCCTGAGGTGGTGGCGGAATATAAAAGAAGAATGGCTGGATACCGAGGCGAGAAATCAGTGTACTTTTACTTAGCTATGCTCCCTGACAAAGATTACCTTATTTTTCACGGGCTCCGCTTATTTGACGGGCAATACTACTTCCAAATCGATTTCCTCTTACTATGTGCAAATTTTGCAATGGTTTTGGAAGTAAAGAATATGGCTGGAGAACTATCCTTTGAAAAAGAGTTTAATCAAACGATGTGCAAAAGGAATGGTACAGAAGAAAGAGTTAAAAACCCTGTTCTACAAGCAAAGCTGCAGGCAAAAAAACTAAAAGTTTGGCTAAGAGAACATACTTGTCCTGAGATTCCTATTCATTATTTTTTTGTAAATAGTAATGAAAAAACAATAATAAAGGTGGAACCAAAGGATGATCAAATGACTCTACATATCTGTAACAGTGAAAATGTATTAGAGAGAATTGAACAAATAGGAGCCTATTATAAAAAGGACAAATTAGACAAAAAAGAATTGAAAAAGATAAAGCGCCTCCTATTAACCAATCACACTCCTGATGACCCGGATATCCTCCAAGCCTACGATTTATCTCCAAAAGACATCCCTACAGGTGTACAATGTCCAGATTGTTTCACAATCCCAATGATTTATAAAGCTGGGAAATGGTGCTGTGTAAAATGTAATCTAACGTCCAAAACCGCCCATGTTCCAACAATTAATGATTATTTTCTGTTAATAAAACCCTCGTTTACTAATGCTGAGATCTGTGAATTCTTGCATATTCCCACCATTCATATTGGCCACAAGATCATAAAATCAATGAATCTACCCTACACTGGAACATTTAAAAATCGGGTCTATCATCAACCGAAAAGCTAA
- a CDS encoding MGMT family protein — MTPFTENVIEIIRNIPEGKVMTYGQIARLAGSPRAARQVVRILHSMSKKHRLPWHRVINVKGQIALQEDQAYNEQVLSLEAEGVEIGLGGLVDLDKYQWEP, encoded by the coding sequence ATGACTCCCTTTACTGAAAATGTAATTGAAATTATCCGTAATATCCCTGAAGGAAAGGTCATGACCTATGGCCAGATCGCTCGCCTCGCTGGAAGCCCCCGCGCTGCCCGCCAGGTCGTCCGCATCCTTCACTCCATGAGCAAGAAGCACCGCCTCCCCTGGCACCGCGTCATCAACGTGAAAGGGCAGATTGCCCTACAGGAAGACCAAGCCTATAACGAGCAGGTGCTGTCGCTGGAAGCGGAAGGCGTCGAGATTGGTCTTGGCGGGTTGGTTGATTTGGATAAATATCAGTGGGAGCCGTAA